One genomic segment of Ferrimonas sp. YFM includes these proteins:
- a CDS encoding ATP-binding cassette domain-containing protein yields MIEVQELKKRIGDVQALNGLSFKAEDGQITGLLGPNGAGKTTALRTLFGLLKADEGRALVNGMDVQSQMLETKRQLGLFPDPFGLYERLTPREYIHYFATMNGMSKQEAIQATDEVLVKMHMQEIADRRCKGFSQGQRMKTALAQAIVHRPNNIILDEPSRGLDVMSTRILRQTLSDLRDQGHCVLFSSHVMQEVAALCDQVIVIAKGKLVAQGSPEELCRLTGQSSLEEAFIQLIGTDEGIAA; encoded by the coding sequence GCTGAATGGACTCAGTTTCAAAGCTGAAGATGGCCAGATCACCGGCCTGCTGGGCCCCAATGGCGCAGGTAAAACCACGGCACTGCGCACCCTGTTTGGCCTGCTTAAGGCGGACGAAGGCCGGGCACTGGTCAATGGAATGGATGTGCAAAGTCAGATGCTGGAGACCAAGCGTCAATTGGGGCTGTTTCCCGATCCTTTCGGCCTCTATGAGCGTCTGACTCCCCGGGAATACATCCACTACTTCGCCACCATGAACGGCATGTCCAAACAGGAAGCCATCCAGGCCACCGACGAGGTGCTGGTCAAGATGCACATGCAGGAGATCGCCGACCGTCGCTGCAAAGGCTTCTCCCAGGGACAAAGGATGAAAACCGCCCTGGCCCAGGCCATAGTCCATAGGCCTAACAACATCATCCTGGACGAGCCCTCCCGCGGCCTGGACGTAATGAGTACCCGCATCCTGCGCCAGACTCTCAGCGATCTGCGCGACCAGGGCCACTGCGTGCTCTTCTCCAGCCATGTGATGCAGGAGGTCGCCGCCCTGTGCGACCAGGTGATTGTCATCGCCAAGGGCAAACTGGTGGCTCAGGGCAGTCCAGAGGAGTTGTGTCGGCTTACAGGCCAAAGCTCACTGGAGGAGGCCTTTATCCAGCTGATAGGCACAGATGAGGGGATAGCGGCATGA